From the Tissierellales bacterium genome, the window ATTAGAGGCTTTAGAGAATATGACTGATGAGGAAAGATATAAATATATGTTAGTTTTGTTAAAGGGGCAGATAAGCTCTGAAAAGGATGATTTAGCTAATATTTCTAATGCAATAGGAATTATTATGGCATCTATAGATAGATTGAATTGGGCAGGTTTTTATATATTAAGAGAGGAAGAACTAGTTTTAGGACCTTTTCAAGGATTACCGGCTTGCAATAGAATAAAAGTTGGCAAGGGAGTATGTGGAACAGCTGTGGCAGAAAGAAAAGTTCAAAGAATAGCTGATGTAGATAAATTCCCTGACCATATAGCCTGTGACTTTGCTTCTCAATCAGAGTTAGTAATACCAATTATTAAAGATGGAAAAGTTTATGGAGTACTAGACTTAGACAGTCCAGAAAAAGGAAGGTTTACTGAATTAGAAGAAGAATACGTAATTAAGTTTATAGAAGAATTAAATAAGTATATTAATTGGGAAAATATATAAAGTGAGAAAAAGGGATGAAAGGAATGTGCCTTTTTTCTCACTTTATTATTATAAGATTATTATAAGTAAGGACTATCCCCTACTGACCTATTTTTTGAGTCACTGAAGACCATCCCCACGGACTCACTTACTTGATTTCTTTAGTATCTACTATTTCCATAATAGTATCAAATTCATCATCGAATATAGGTCTATCTAAGTATTCTGCCTCTCCTATTTGATTATCATAGGGATCCGACCGTAGGTATTTCTTCGCAGGATAAAAATCGTAATGGAATTCTGAATTTGCTACCATTCTAAAAGGATCTAAGTTGCCAAAGTAAAAGTTCCATCTTTG encodes:
- a CDS encoding GAF domain-containing protein: MFKLEALENMTDEERYKYMLVLLKGQISSEKDDLANISNAIGIIMASIDRLNWAGFYILREEELVLGPFQGLPACNRIKVGKGVCGTAVAERKVQRIADVDKFPDHIACDFASQSELVIPIIKDGKVYGVLDLDSPEKGRFTELEEEYVIKFIEELNKYINWENI